The stretch of DNA TACTCTTCGAAAATCAAATTCAAACCACGTCAGCTTCACCTTGCCGTACTCAAGTACAGCCTGCGGCTAGCTTCCTAGTTTGCTCTTTGATTTTCATTTAGTATTATGTAATCGGTTATAGAGGAGCCAAGCCAGATAGCCACCCAAGGTATTGGTCCACAAATCATCAATCTCAAAGACTCGATTAAAATCAAAGAAAAAGTCCAAGACCAACTGCGTACACTCGATTCCAAGACTCACTAGAAAACTGAAAAGAAGGACCTTTTTTGTTTTCCGCAAGTTTGGAAGGAGATAAAGGAGTTGGAAAATCAGAGGAAAAAGTAAGAAGACATTGAGGATATTTTGTAGAAAAATCCAATATAATTGTCCAATGTCACTCACTTCACCTAGTTTCCAGAGAGAATTGAAAGGAGTCAAAAGAAAAACCAGGCGTCCAAGATGCTGAATACCTGGAGTTTCCACTCCCACGGGAGATTGTTCTTGAGGAGTAAAGCAAAAATAGACGATACAAATGCTATAGAAAATGACTCCCCAGACCAAAACATGATTATAACTCTTCTTCATCATTAAGGATTGACTGCTGCGACTGCTTTCTGGCGGTCACGTTTCATTGTGTTAGAGCGCAATTGTCCACAAGCTGCATCAATATCTGTACCATGCTCTTGACGAACAACACAGTTGACCCCTTTTTTCTTAAGCGTATCATAGAAGGCCAGGACGCGCTCTTTAGGACTACGGCTATATTGGTCATGCTCACTAACTGGGTTATAAGGAATCAAGTTGACATAAGACAATTTCTTGATGTTCTTGAGCAATTCAGCCAATTCTAAGGCTTGTTCTACACCGTCATTTACTTCATTGAGCATGATATACTCAAAGGTTACACGACGATTGGTTGTTTCGATATAGTACTCAATAGCAGCAAAGAGTTTTTCAATCGGAAAGGCACGGTTAATCTTCATGATGCTTGAACGCAACTCATTGTTAGGTGCGTGAAGGGAAACGGCAAGATTGACCTGAACTCCTTCATTAGCAAAATCACGAATTTTATGGGCCAAACCTGAGGTTGAAACCGTAATGTGACGAGCACCGATAGCCATTCCCTTGTCATCATTGATGGTACGGACGAAATTCAAGACATTGTTGTAGTTATCAAAGGGCTCACCGATACCCATGACAACGATATGGCTGACGCGTTCGTCCTGACCACGCTCATCAAAGTATTTCTGAACCAGCATGATTTGTGCTACGATTTCACCGTTATTGAGGTCACGTTGTTTCTTAATCAAACCAGAAGCACAGAAGGTACAACCGATATTACAGCCGACCTGAGTGGTCACACAGACTGACAAACCATAGTGTTGACGCATGAGTACTGTCTCAATCAACATACCATCAGGCAATTCAAAAAGATATTTAACGGTACCATCAGCAGACTCTTGAACGATACGCTGTTTCAAGGGATTGACCACAAATTGGTCATTGAGCTTAGCAATCAAATCCTTGGAAAGGTTGGTCATCTCTTCAAATGACTGGACACGTTTACGATATAGCCATTCCCAAATTTGGTCTGCACGGAATTTCTTTTCTCCCTGCTCCAAAACCCATTCCTGCATGGTTTGACGTGTTAAACTATAAATTGACGGTTTCATTTCTTCTCCTTATTCTCTACTCACTTCTGACGAATGACAAAATGACGTTGTCCCTTGTCCTCTTTCTGAGAATGCTGGTCTTTCTGACGACGTCTATTTTTCTTATCTGCATTCGGTTTTCGTTTAGTTTGAGTCGATTTCTTTCCTTTTCTAGAAGATGTTTCTTCTTCCTTCTTACGCATTTTCTTGTCAAATGATGCTCGCTTAGGGGCTTCATTTTCTAGGACAAAATAGGCACAACCATAACTACAATACTCTAAAAGGTAGTCTTGTAAACGACTGATTTTTTCAAGTTTTTCTTCTGTTCGGTCATCCTTGTAAAAACCTCGTAGGCGAAGCTGTTCATTACTCCAGTCCCCCACGATATAATCAAACTTTGTTAAGACTTCTGAAAAACGCTGATTAAAAGCCGTCACATCAAAGGCATCCTTGATATTTTCCACCAAGGAAAAAGCTATCCCTTCCGTTTCAACCTTGTCCCCGTGTAAATGGAACTCAGGACCAGGAAACTTGTTATAGTTGTATAATTCAGGTGCAATTTCTTTTCGCATAGATATCCTTTTTTCACGATTACTTAATACTTTATTCTACCATAATTTCTAACAGTTAGCA from Streptococcus mitis encodes:
- the rlmN gene encoding 23S rRNA (adenine(2503)-C(2))-methyltransferase RlmN, encoding MKPSIYSLTRQTMQEWVLEQGEKKFRADQIWEWLYRKRVQSFEEMTNLSKDLIAKLNDQFVVNPLKQRIVQESADGTVKYLFELPDGMLIETVLMRQHYGLSVCVTTQVGCNIGCTFCASGLIKKQRDLNNGEIVAQIMLVQKYFDERGQDERVSHIVVMGIGEPFDNYNNVLNFVRTINDDKGMAIGARHITVSTSGLAHKIRDFANEGVQVNLAVSLHAPNNELRSSIMKINRAFPIEKLFAAIEYYIETTNRRVTFEYIMLNEVNDGVEQALELAELLKNIKKLSYVNLIPYNPVSEHDQYSRSPKERVLAFYDTLKKKGVNCVVRQEHGTDIDAACGQLRSNTMKRDRQKAVAAVNP
- a CDS encoding YutD family protein, translated to MRKEIAPELYNYNKFPGPEFHLHGDKVETEGIAFSLVENIKDAFDVTAFNQRFSEVLTKFDYIVGDWSNEQLRLRGFYKDDRTEEKLEKISRLQDYLLEYCSYGCAYFVLENEAPKRASFDKKMRKKEEETSSRKGKKSTQTKRKPNADKKNRRRQKDQHSQKEDKGQRHFVIRQK
- a CDS encoding VanZ family protein, with protein sequence MMKKSYNHVLVWGVIFYSICIVYFCFTPQEQSPVGVETPGIQHLGRLVFLLTPFNSLWKLGEVSDIGQLYWIFLQNILNVFLLFPLIFQLLYLLPNLRKTKKVLLFSFLVSLGIECTQLVLDFFFDFNRVFEIDDLWTNTLGGYLAWLLYNRLHNTK